The window CGCGACATGGGTTCCACGACTGCGGCATACGAACTCCCCGAGGCTGTGACGTTTCCTTTCCGTCGGCCCGGCCCGGGGCGATCTGAGCGGACTTGCCCGCGAACCGTTCACCGATCAGCAAAGAATATTGCCGGTCGCCGTCAACCTCTACGGCTGGTTCCCCGTGCTGTTCTCCCGAGGGCCCGGGCAGTTCTGCGGACCAGCCGGTCAGAGGATGTGGCGGATGCGGTGGGTGGGTACTCCCGCCGCGGTCAGGCGCATCGCCGTCGGCGCCGAGATGTGGTCGACGAAGACGGTCACCTGATGGTCGTCGCCGAGGTTGCAGGCCGCGGCCAGGGCGCCCAGGTTGATCGGGTCCAACTCGCGGACGTCGGCCAGATCCAGCACCAGAAACGAGGGGCGGATGTGCCGGATGGCGTGGATCAGGGTCCGCCTCAGCTCGGTCGCGTCCTCGTCGGCGCTCAGGCAGCGGAGGTGGATGACGAGGGTTCCGTCGGAGGTGGTGGTGACGTCGAGTGCGCTGGCGGTCATGCCGAACCTCCAGTTACCCGAATGTTTCCGGGCCGTCCACGGTAGGTCCTTCCGCCGTCGACGTCGACCCATGGTGCGTCCGATTCACCGCAGTCATGGGGAATTCCCAGGTTCCGGATCACGCCTTCAGGTGACGACCGGACTCCGGCGCTCCAGCAGGGTCACGTCACGCCAGCGGCCGTGCAGACGGCCGACCCGCTCCCGGGTGCCGATCACCCGGAAACCGCATGCCGCGTGCAGTGCGAGGCTCGGCGTGTTCTCCGGGAAGACGCCCGATTGGATCGTCCAGATCCCGGCCGCCTCGGTGGAGTCGATCAAGGTCCGCAACAGGATGCGGCCGATGCCCCGGCCGCCCGCATCCGGGTGTACGTAGACGGAGTGCTCGACGACCCCGGCGTACGCGGCGCGCTCGGAGACCCGTCCGCAGCCGATCCAACCGGCGACCCGGTCGGACTCGTCGAGTGCCACGAAACGGTGACCGGGCAGCTTGCCGGCGAGGAACCTCGCCCAGGTCGGCGCCTCGGTCTCGAACGTCGCGTCGCCCGTGCCGATGCCCAGGCGGTAGATGTCGAGCACCTGGTCGGCGTGTTCGTCGGTCATCTCGGCCAGTCGGATCCCGGTCATCCCTCACCACCTCCGCGGGGATGATCCTGCCAAAAAGGGGCGGTGCCCGCTCGACAGGAGCGGGCACCGCCGGGGTGGGGCAGAGGGGGTCAGATCTTTCCGGTGCCGGCGCCCGCGGTGACGGTCGCCTTGACCGAGCTGTTGGCCTCCGGGGTGTACGAGTAGGGGATCGCCGCGACGCTGGCGCCGTTGCGGACCTGCTCCGTACCCGAGTTGACCTTGTAGTTGTTGAGGACCTTCAGGTTGCCGGAGTCCGAGTCACCGGTCTGGGTGACCGTCGGGGTAGCGACGTTCTCGAAGTAGTTGCGCTCGACGTAGACGCCGGCGTTCTCGGTCGAGGCGACGCCGTACGACCCGATGTTGCTGTAGTAGTTGTTCAGCACGTGCACCGGGTTCGCGAACCGGACCCGGGGGTGGCGCTGTCCGGTGCCCTCGAACCAGTTGTGCACGTAGGTCACCCGCAGGTGCCCGGTGTCCTCGGACGCGTTGTCGTCGCTGTGGCCGAGCAGCATCGACTTGTCGTGGTTGTGCAGCCGGTTCCACGAGACGGTGATGAAGTCCGAGCCGCGCTTGATGTCGATCAGGCCGTCGTAGCCGCTGGCCAGGTCGTTGTGGTCGATCCACACGTTCGTGGTCGACGACTGGACGTTGATCGAGTCGTCACTGGCGTTGCGGAACACCATGTTGCGGATGATCACGTTGCGTACGCCGGACAGGTTGAGCCCGCCGCCGGTGATGCCGGAACCGGATCCGACACCGATGACCGTCTTGTTGGAGGCGACGCTGTACATGCCGGAGATCGAGATCAGGCCGGACACCCGGACGGTCTGCGACGTGCTCGAGCTCAGCGCCGACTTGAGCGCCGAGGCGGTGGTCACGGTGACCACGGTGGACGACGAGCCGCCACTGGTTCCGCCGTTCATGCTGGCGAAGCCGACCGGGCTGGACTCGGCGGCCCACACCGGCGCCTGGGTGGCGACGGCGAGTCCACCCGCGGCCAGGACGCCGGCGGACAGGGCGGAGAGGACGGTTCTCCGTGTGGACATGGGGGATCCTCCGTTGGGGGACGGATGCCGCCCGGGGTGGCGGCAATGGGGGTGGACGGCGCCGACCCTCGCCTGGGGAATGGCGACCGGCGCGCGGCCGGATCGGTGGGTCCGGCCGTACGCTGCGGGTAAGCGCTTTCCTCGGGTGACGGTAAGCGCTGCAATCGAACTCTGTCAATGAGTGTTGGGAACGTTCCCGCCCCGGAGTCTCGTCGGGTCGTTCCCTGCGCCCACCTGCGCGGTTGATCGTCTGGACGGTGTATTCGCATCGTCCGTGCTGGATGCCCGGATGCCGCCGGTGGGTACCGCCGTTCAAGATCGATTGATGGTGTCGGGTTCCGGTCGGTGAACGCGGTCGCCGGTCGGGTGCGCTCGCCCCGGCGTTCTCGGTCGCGCCCGTTCCCGGCGGGGGTGAATGTCCGAGTTCGGCGGAGCGCCGGGCTTCGGTGTGAGCGATGTTTCCGACTTTCGGATCCGGCGGGACGGCACGCCGTTGTGGCCCTGTCACGGAATGGTTCAGTTTCGGTCGGGCCGGTCGATGATCTCCTGCAACGCCGCTGTGGAGACGTGCACCTCGTCGCCCCGGCGGCACGGCACGACGCCGTCGATCGAAAGGGTTGCCATGTCCGGTCCGGATCGTCTCCGGTTCGGTGGATCGGGGAGAAGGGCCGTCATGACGGTCCGTCACGCGCGGGCCGCGTTCGGAGGCATCGCGGCCGCAGCTCTCGCGGCCGTCCTGGTGGCTGCCCCGGCCCAGGCTGCCTCGGTCCGGGTCGCCTCTGCGCAGGCTGTCTCGGTCGGGGTCGCCTCTGCGCAGGCTGTCTCGGTCGGGGTCGCCTCTGCGCAGGCTGTCTCGGTCAGGGGCGCCCCTGTGCGGGCGGTCGCGCCCGTGCAGTCGGCTCCCCGCCTCGTGACCGGAAACGACACGGCCACCGCGGCATTCCAGGACCGTCTCGACACCTCACTGCAGCGGATGCTGGACACGCTCGTCGGCCCCGGGCATGCCGTCGTCACCACTGCCGCCGAACTGGACTTCAGCCAGGTCGAGTCGGTCAGCACGACCTACACCCGGGATCCGTCTGTCGGCGCGTTGACCGAACGCCTCAGCAGCCGCGTCTACACCAGTGGTGGCGGTACTCGCTACGAGAGCAGCAGCACCGAACGGACCAATGCGCTGAACTCGGTCCGGGAATCCCGTCGCAACGCCCCCGGGTCCGTCAAGAAGCTGAACATCGCCGTTCTGGTCGACGCCGCCGCCGGCCAGAACATCAACCTGGTGCAACTGCGGAAACTGGTGAGCGCGGCGGCCGGCGTCGACCCTGCCCGCGGCGATGTGGTGGCCGTGTCCGCCGTGCCATTCCCGACGACCGCAGCGCCGACTACGTCCGCCGCGGCTGCCGACGGCGGCACGCTGCTCAGCCGCTACGCGCTGCCGGCCTGCGGGTTGAGCGGGCTGCTTCTCCTGGGCCTGCTTCTGGCCTTGGCCGGTCGGCGTCGAAGCCGGCACCGCGCCCAAATGTCGCTGGAGAACGACCGCCTGCAGCAGGCACGCGCCCAGCTGAACAGGCGGGCTCCGATCGTCGTCGAGGCCGTGACCGTCACCGCCGCAGCCGTGGACTCGAAGCCGGACACCCTCGGACGGCAACGCACCATCCAGCAGCTGACCAGTGCGGACCCGGACCGTGCCGCGGCAGTACTCCGAGGCTGGACTACCCCTGGAGCCGACGGCAGACCGTAGCGGAGCAGGCGGCGCCACCCCCAGGACGAGGGCGCCGCGCCGAAACGCCGCCGCGCCGAAACGCCGCCGCGCCGAAACGCCGCCGCGCCGAAACGCCGCCGCGCCGAAACGCCGCCGCGCCGAAACGCCGGCGCGGCGATCGACGGCTGCGTTGACGCTCAGGGGGCGGATGCGGGCTGGGGTAGCGGATACGTGATTCCGGTGAGGCGTTGGGACTCTTGCCACAGGCGCTGCTGGGCCGGCGCGGAACGGGCCTCCGGTGATGGCTCGATCAGCTCTGGATGGCCGGTGAACTGCCGGCGACCCGGTGGGCCGTAGAAATCGCCGCCGGACGTGGCCGGGTCGGTTGCTGCTCGTAGGGTGGCCAGGGCGCCCACGGCTGGGCTCTGCATCAACCACCATGTCAGGAAGCTCAACCGTGGGCTCATCAGCGCCTGCTGCACGCGGGGTAGTGCGCGGCCGAACTCGGTGCGTGCGTTGCCTGGGTGGGCCGCCACCGCGATCGTCGGGGCTCCAGCGGCGGTGAGGCGGCGCTGCAGCTCGTAGGTGAACATCAGATTGGCCAGTTTGGACTGGAAATAGGCGGCTCGGGGCGGGCCGGCGTGCAGATCGTCGAAGTTGATCACCCCCGAGCCGTATCGGTGGCCGATGCTGCTGACGGTCACGATGCGGGAACCGGCGACCGGCAGCAGGGTGTCGAGGATCAGGCCGGTGAATGCGAACGGCCCCAGATGATTCG of the Actinoplanes sichuanensis genome contains:
- a CDS encoding pectate lyase family protein, which encodes MSTRRTVLSALSAGVLAAGGLAVATQAPVWAAESSPVGFASMNGGTSGGSSSTVVTVTTASALKSALSSSTSQTVRVSGLISISGMYSVASNKTVIGVGSGSGITGGGLNLSGVRNVIIRNMVFRNASDDSINVQSSTTNVWIDHNDLASGYDGLIDIKRGSDFITVSWNRLHNHDKSMLLGHSDDNASEDTGHLRVTYVHNWFEGTGQRHPRVRFANPVHVLNNYYSNIGSYGVASTENAGVYVERNYFENVATPTVTQTGDSDSGNLKVLNNYKVNSGTEQVRNGASVAAIPYSYTPEANSSVKATVTAGAGTGKI
- a CDS encoding oxidoreductase → MARRWTETDVPDLHGRIAVITGGNTGLGFETARVLATRGATVVLACRDQTRATSAAARLPGHAETLHLDLSDPLSVRRAGTELRERHPRVDLLINNAGALQPRHALTPDGWELTLATNHLGPFAFTGLILDTLLPVAGSRIVTVSSIGHRYGSGVINFDDLHAGPPRAAYFQSKLANLMFTYELQRRLTAAGAPTIAVAAHPGNARTEFGRALPRVQQALMSPRLSFLTWWLMQSPAVGALATLRAATDPATSGGDFYGPPGRRQFTGHPELIEPSPEARSAPAQQRLWQESQRLTGITYPLPQPASAP
- a CDS encoding STAS domain-containing protein gives rise to the protein MTASALDVTTTSDGTLVIHLRCLSADEDATELRRTLIHAIRHIRPSFLVLDLADVRELDPINLGALAAACNLGDDHQVTVFVDHISAPTAMRLTAAGVPTHRIRHIL
- a CDS encoding GNAT family N-acetyltransferase, with translation MTGIRLAEMTDEHADQVLDIYRLGIGTGDATFETEAPTWARFLAGKLPGHRFVALDESDRVAGWIGCGRVSERAAYAGVVEHSVYVHPDAGGRGIGRILLRTLIDSTEAAGIWTIQSGVFPENTPSLALHAACGFRVIGTRERVGRLHGRWRDVTLLERRSPVVT
- a CDS encoding flagellar M-ring protein FliF C-terminal domain-containing protein — its product is MTVRHARAAFGGIAAAALAAVLVAAPAQAASVRVASAQAVSVGVASAQAVSVGVASAQAVSVRGAPVRAVAPVQSAPRLVTGNDTATAAFQDRLDTSLQRMLDTLVGPGHAVVTTAAELDFSQVESVSTTYTRDPSVGALTERLSSRVYTSGGGTRYESSSTERTNALNSVRESRRNAPGSVKKLNIAVLVDAAAGQNINLVQLRKLVSAAAGVDPARGDVVAVSAVPFPTTAAPTTSAAAADGGTLLSRYALPACGLSGLLLLGLLLALAGRRRSRHRAQMSLENDRLQQARAQLNRRAPIVVEAVTVTAAAVDSKPDTLGRQRTIQQLTSADPDRAAAVLRGWTTPGADGRP